AACTAGAGTACAcacagcctacactagtttgaaggTGGCTACAaagtcacggactgatggtgacctggctttattGCATATGGtcttatattttttgtccaacagtgtgaatcttttaacttcatggtttattttagtattagttggctcatgttagtgctaGCTTGATGTTAGGGTAGCTAAccagctagctacagcaggctgctgcagggttgtttacgacagttgtaaatcCGTATTCAACCactagggcagaggagcaggaaactgctctgtgttactttaaagcTTCATAAAATCCACACTTTTCTTTGTGAAACCCTTATACTGGGACAGATAACACTGAGccacccctttagttatgctacTGTCGGCATAGTTGGAATTGAAATGTATTtgctgtgtaaaattgctaaattTTTACTGACTAAATAAATTCAAACAAAACTTTAATGCAagaatgttttatttcattttcatttagATCAATATTAAATAGTTTTAGATGGTGTCTTGATTAAGCAGCACTAAATGCTATAAATGATGTGAAACCATTTTTAAATTCAGTTTAATATTCAAAGTCGACATGGAGAATTAACAAAGGGGATGTTTTAAATGTAGAACTGATAGTGTCCACTCTGCCCCAGCCAGCACCAAAAAAGGACCACAATTGTAGCTCGACACCAACAAGCAGAACAAACTGGCCTGAGAAACTACAACAACTGTAGTGTTCTTGAACTCTGGCATCTAGTGTCATGCTGAGGAAAGGAGCACTCGCAGCGCTTCTATAGTCTAATGTCAGGCTGCATCCGTGAGTCTGCAGTGAGGTGAAGAGACAGGCAACACGCCAGCGGAGCATCTCCAGAAACATGACTCAACCTGTCCCTGTGCGTTAGCCCGGCTCGGCCAGCGACATGAGGGAACAAGGCCGTTGGAATTGAGTCACTGACACGGTGGACACAGCCCACATTCAGCGTGATCACGAGGGAAGGAGGAAGGGTGAGGATTGCACGCTGTCATGTCCTCTTGTGTAGTGTGAGGCCACGAGGTAACGTGTGCACTAGTGCATCTGTACTCCGACTTAATCTCATCCCAGCCTTTTGTGCAAAGTTGCATCAGGTAACAGCATCTACATTCACAGCATCAGATgtagtgttttctattctaacagCAGTTCACACACAGAAACTACTCCAAGCTTCTGGCTTCACTTCCTGCAGAACATCAGAAAAAAGGTTTTACTTATGTACAAGCACACTATTTTTCATACTTGGAAATGTTTTATTCAGTTTtcaaaaacaacataaacacatttttatacGGGCAATATAATAACTACATAAGTATATCTCTCAAatttaaaggtgtagaacactgaaaaaacgttttttaatgatttttttctgataacaattggtcagtctgagtttttcatgcagactgaacatgaaaaaagtctcctacaccaatctcctgtgTCAGCTTATGATGAATAACTAATTTGATTTAGAGGGACAGTGtgcattaataaacattttacaatGTAAATGTACCCAATTATAGCCAAAAGACTAATTTTCATTGGTAGTCCCCAATGATAAAAAATAGAAgacgaaactctaggatttgaaaagcctgacagatccaagTTAGCCTGACCAGCCTTCCTTATGGAAAGCATGGGgctgggaactcttctattcatATAACCCCGTCccttgagaattctaactgagccaatcagcgctgtgcagcgtacgtcacacaccggaACGCCGAGTATCTAATAAACATTGAAGATGGCACCTGAATCTGAGTTGGCTGCGGCTCTTTTCTctcttctaaatgacttggacacgtttttaaaaccacaacaagtagaagcgctaaaaccctttcttctaaagaaagatgtttgtgctgtcgcTAGATGCCATttctgactacagctaaaaaaaacgaCAACGTTGAGTGGTACAGTCGGTACTTTCGCCTTTTTCCTGATTGGTTAATTTTGAGCTGGTTAGTCCTGCCCCTGATATGCCTCTCtagctgtgagtaaccagactagttctctgtgtagaatcaaATAGAGAGCgattctggcaggccaggctagatctATGTTGCACTGTCACTTGGACTTGCCCATACTGGcttgcgatggggaaggctgttgttttagcgtccaggaaacatcagagaacatcttggctagcagaagctaactgttagcattagcgactcaacAACAcaacagagctcctccaggcttgtgttatttgtggagataaaacatccattttgcagaacagagtcagtggtagtcatgttGCTATTACCCAATCCgatgcaagatgtccaaatatcaggaaacaagtctccaaaatcctgctgtgttaagctctcctctgccacagatgtgTCCCTGCTGAGCCAGGCGTGTGTGCAGGGCTGCCGACTCTCGCACAGGTGTGAGACACACGCTTTtggccctcttcacacgctctcacgccacacctttaCCTCTCCTACTCCCCGCCGCACTCTCACTCGAACGTTGTACACACCTTAATCTGAATGTCTCTCAGCCTTCATGAGTGTCTacagagtgattcatcactaaattaaataaatcagctgtgttcgtgatctaaaaaatgcaggaaacgtgccggaagcagactgcagtgccaggtacgtAAGCTGCATTTTTTTCGTATTCCAACAGGGAGCGGCctgacactctgaagttgcaagtgcggtattctggccacagggggtggtgggggtctgagtggcctttcattaaccctgtaaaggatcgATTTAacacattctggctcaagaaaatgatttaaaatatgaaatagtTGCCTAGTATCTCCTTAAGAAAGCTAGCAGATACCCAGCTCCTGTTCAATATTCCACCTCTTGGTGTTTTCTAAAGCTTGACTGTCCAAAGTAATATTTTAGGTGGGCGGACATTGACGCTGCGATTAGTGCCACCACAGCTTGAAATACACCCTCTCATTATCCCTGATACTGATTTAAAGTTAATCATAGATCTTCTTGCATCCTTTGCATCTGCTCAGCTTGTTTTTCAGAAACTGGTTCGTTTGAAGCCACTATGCAGTGTTCAAGGGTTGTATGCACCTTTACCACACAGATTTCTGCACTGAGGCTGTTATTTTCCACACCTAAAAATTGATGTCCATCCTTTATTTAAGCAGCACAGGAGGCTTGTTGTGTTTCGGCTCATGCCGTGGCCTCAGGAAAGAGTTCAGCTGCACATTTTTAGCACAAAAGGTGATAAATTCAAGCTTGTGGTGACCCTTTAGATGACACATTTTAAAGAGTTGGCAGCGCATCTGGGAAAATTCTGTTAGATGTCAGAAGTCATCTGCATCAAGAAAGTGTTGAGATGACCAACACACactcatacatttatatatatatatatatatatatatatatatatatatatatatattgccttttcTAAATCTGTGCAggtggaatgaccccgtggaagATGTCGCTGTTGCAAACCTTTGATTCACactgaaacattttaatgatcacAAGTGATCTTGTCTCATCCAGCTCTGTTCAAAACATCCACAGCCTCCAAATGTCTCTTAGATGGGAGTAGATTGCGTACAGAGTTTGCACCTTGTCAGAAtggataataaaaaagaaaatgtgtgCAGTGAAGTGGGCATTTTTGTGACAAACCCCTAGCACAGGACAAGAAAAGTTGCACAAATGATGGCATTAATTATTCTGAAGGTGGCTCTCATGTTTTGTTGGAGGAGGTGGGGTTCTGCGCTGCGTTTTGAGCGTGAAGGGCAATTTAGCTCGACAGTTAAAACATCTATCCTCTGAGTTGGATCTCCCCCGGAGAGTTAAGTGAGGATGCTCAAGATAACAACAGTAAGGGCTCATTAATGTCATTTTTCGGGGGAAGGAGGGGGCAGTTCCCTGTCTCACAGAGATGGGAAGGAACAGGCAACCTGACCCTGACACACacttacacgcacacacacacatgaccaaACACACTCTCTGCAGTAGCCTGATAAGCCTCTTGCCTCAGCAACTTGCCCCTGAAAATGTCAGGCTGTGGCCGTCTCAGTTTCCTGATGGGCAGTACATGAAAgtcaagaaaatgtttaaaatacatgGGTGGGTTTTCAGAAACTGAGATCAGGTaagttaaatattttttttctgcaaAAAGGGGTGAAAGGGATGCAGCCTGCTGTTAAATTCCTCTGGAAGTTTAGCTTGACACCTTCACTTATTGAGAATAACTCCAGGTTAAAGGTGTTTGAAGTTGGAGTTAAAGACCAAACAGCTGGTGAAATCCAGTTTTCAGTACAAGGTAAAGATGATTTGTTATTTCCTAAAATATTTTGATGTTTACAGCTGTTGACAGTGTTCATCGGACCTCAACAACTAGCTCTAAAAGATGCTAAATGAGGGGATTTTTTTAATCCGTGCAACCTGGAACCATGTCTTAAAGGCTTTGGGAGACACTCCTCATATTTTCCACAAATGAGTGGTTTTTGCAACAAAGAAAAGCTAAAAACATCCAGGCTGCATTGATTTCACTCAGCAGCACTCAGAGAGCCATTTCTCACAGACCAGGGGCGTTTGTCTTTGACGTGGTGACATGAAGTCTCTAATGTGACGATGTGCTCATACACCCTGCAAGGAGAAGGCGGCCTGCGCCACGGCCGCGCGGCTCTGATGACCTCTGCTTATGTACAAAAACTTCAGTCTTAATTGTGTCTGGAGGAATTCTGCTGTCTCAAGCTTAAGTTGAGACCAGGAGGCTTTGTGGCGTTTTAACGCACACAGCAGCTAAACAGCTAAACAACAGCATCGTGTCATTCTCATTCTGTCATCTGAATCAGCTCTAAATCTAATGAGTTTTAGGTCTTTTCATGACTTTTTCATGCCCAGTAAGTGAGAAAAGCTGTACAGTTTCCACATTTGCACGTCTTTAAAAACTTTCACTCCTGAACTTTCTTTTATCTGTGTGCTTCGGACTGAATCAGTGACAGCTTGGTGGCCCGTGTCAAAAGGTGAATCATGTCCAAAGAATTTCACATTGTGAAAGAGGCTCTTGAGAAAACAACAGTTTTGAACAGCTCGTGCCTGGGAGCTGTTTTTTCATCTCTGACACTTGTGTCGCAGTCACGGCGGAGCCTAATTTGCCCTGGATTAGTCTTCAGCGTGGATCTGAGCTTAGTGGTGATACGTCCTAACACCCGTCTCCCCGCTTCCTCCCGCCGTATCTCTCCTTCTCCACACCCATTACGGCAGGGAGTGGAAAAAACAACACCTCTCTTTTGATTGTGAAGCACAATAATCTCCTGTTTCATTTGGCATTTAACACAGCTGTGAAATCCTCTGCGTTGATTGCCCCTCGCCGCGTTGCCGAGGCTCTTTTGTGTGTAACATTTAGACCGCTGAGGGCTGGTTCCACAGAGTAATGAAGGATCAGAACAGCTGATTGAGAAAACAGATGAGGTGAGTGACATTGGCTGCTTATAATTTGGGAAAATTCATAAAACAGTCCAACTTTTAATTAGAATTTACAAGTTAAAGCAACAATAAATACCTCCAAAGCCCAGGGCTGATTTTTCCCAAAAGACATGATTTACTTTTTAtgaaaacaagcagacacttcgaCTTGTGTTGCATGCATTAATCAGAGAAATAAATCTCTACAAAGAAGCACATTACATGATGAAATCATACAGCCATCAATCATCAGGTACATTATAATTAAACATACACAAAGCAGATACTGATTTGACTTGCTTGAAACAACGAGATTCGATACTGAATttacatctcacacacacacacaatatgccAAATATAATGTGCTGAGGTGACATGCTTTTCCAAATTTCTTGAGGCATAATTCCTTTCTGCAAACCAGAGTGTTGTGAAAAGGGATTTGCATCCTTACAGATTTCTTCTGTTTATCCTTTATTGTGACTTTTAAAGTGTTTCAGATCAGGCAACATATCTCAGGAATAAAGACAATCCAAAAAATTATAAAATGTACTTTTAAAGTGATGATTTCAGTGATTGAGAGAATAAACTAAACAAATCCAAATGTGAAGACTGACCCTTTGAGATGGATCATGAGTCCAGACCTGattgctcccttatctgcttccccaaggctcttgtcctgtctgcctacagagcacttctctgcatttctcctgaaatcactaccatttttggaaatatggacttaattaactggtcattcaacgcgagtgatacaattttttctacgatgagaacggagaagggggctcccacctgtcccgaggggacattcgcagcgggatatgaactcgattcttgggaggtctggcgaatcgtgtgcctctttcagttgtccatcgaggacgtggaagatttgtggacgttcggcctgatgatcactggatttcttctgattggagtgggaggatatctggttttctggaaatttgggaagacgggagcgattggagtgcgacccgtgcccatggaatgtgccgctcgtgcggtgacctcacagactgggacgttactcgaggtgaaccgtaagctggataatgtcctcgcggcgttgcctgtgttagtgcgcaagatggatgtcatctcggagagagtcgccggacgatgtggggatgtttagaaataaaattggcttcactggtggacatgaatgaccacttatagacttcaaggcagagaggaaaattatctctgcctgtcccaaacaaagccatgtttatccttatctgacgccaaggcagcctctcaaggctgcttcaacacacccccacgaaaggaagaatgctgacagatgctgtgtccggaccttccccccctgccttcagattgtgacttctgctgaggtcagcgacctgcgggaaactcaatgtgctctctgttccttctctctccctcccacctgctggtctgcagctggttgatgcaCCGtactggcagctcccattggaggcttcaggatcccgcccaaccccgcctccccatcggactctgatgttttgtatctgtgctgtttgttcTTCTAtgtttgaggagttttttttttgtataatagagttactccccgctgggtctaactctgctatgcctttttttttaccttacccccaaattatcctcatgtaacacccttttcacctATCTATTAAGGTTGCGCGacccatgttgcgaatgaccgcagtcaccaattcttgtcatgtgtcttacccatgtatgtctgatctctgaattgtgtgtactgaaactcaatttcgtttctctgtatgtcctgcacatgtggtagaaatgacaataaaaatgactttgacttgactttgactAGAAAATCCCAGTATGGCATTGTCCTAAATCATGCAAAAATCCACATTTTGGAGTTTTTACCATATTGTATTGCTATTTCACCACAAAACACACCCCAACGTGCTTTTTTAATTCACACATGCCTTTTCCTGCGTCATCTGCAGATCCTCTGCTGTCTGGATGAGTTGTTGCTGCGTGACCTGGCCTGTTCCTCCCCTACtgagggggtctgggtccctcctCAGTTGAACTGTAAACAATAACAACCAGTCTCTCCATGTAGCTAGCAGGACGTTTAATCTCCACAGTTGTGAagaagtgatttttttcttatctAGCCTGCACTTTAAATATAACCcggaatgcaaaaaaaaaaaaaaaaaaaatgtacatatatatatatatatatatatatatatatatatatttgtctgTGAGAGGAATAGGATTCCTGTCCAGTCTTCTCAAAGAAGAGTTTGATATGCAGAAATTGTTAGATTTTGTTGTCAGGAACTCTCAAAAACCGAGCCAGAATGTGATCGTAACTTCACAGACTGCTTGTCAAAGCTCTGCAAGTACTGTAGTGGCTTTTCAGATGGATTATGTCTTCAAAGCAGCGTCATTCCAACTTTAAAATTAGCCCAGTGAACAGTTCAGAGCGGTGAGTAAAACTGAAAGTCTTACCACTAGCTGCTAACTGAATGGTTATAAAATTCTGCGACAATTCCAGATACAAGATGGAAATCTGCTATTACCTCAGCTGGCTTTTCTCtctttgtagtgtgtgtgtgtatatatatatgtgtgtacacATATGCAAATATTGGTGACTTAACAGTGGGACGGGGAGGCGGTAAGAGCTGTGTGGGGCATGAAATTTGTGGAATTGATGCAAAAAGAGGCGAGGTTTGATCAAATCTAAGCGTCTTATTTATAGACTGAAGAAATAAGTCACAAAAATAACACATTTCATAAAAAATTACTATGACATTTTTTCATGTATTGTCCTGTCTGGAAGGTGTAAAATAACATGCTACAGGTCCTTTAAGTCCTAAAGTTTTCACGtggttaaggtcagaggtcatgattctACAATAGTAAAGAGACGAGAGGTAGGGGCAGATAAAAAAAGTAGCCTCCATGGGGAATTTTTAGGCCAAAATCTATGTTGACCAAAAGAAAACACATTTCATCTCCCCCAAAATAACGTTTTGATGATCCTTGAGACTTTTGGGAGAATATTCTGCAGACAGAGGGGACAAAATTGGAACTTCTTTGTCTGATATTGAAATGTGCTGATCTGAAAGATTTAACAGGGACATATAAAGACACAAAaacagaataaatctgtaagcagGTTAATATTTTTCACAGCACTGTAAGAAGCAGGATCCTGATTTGAGCACAAATCCAAAGATCACATTAACCAAGATTCTAGCCATCCTCGTTGTGAAATCTCCAGACGTGAATTTGACATGACAGCTCAGGAATGATGGTGAGGCCGCTGCATTATCACAATTCTTACGGTGCCCAGGATGACACATGGCAGTGACTGACACTGTTACGTCgcccgtgtttcatgagcatagcAACATAGGCACCCAGAATACAGCAAATGAAAATCGATAAAGAGGCAGAGTTACCAATAACTACAAATCCACAGTGAGAACCACTGACTGTAAAGATCGCCACGAGCCGTCTGACTGTGGATCAGTGGCTGTGGGCAACCTCACTATAAGAATGTCTGCAGGCTGTGACCTTTCACCTTTGAGCCTGGATCAGTCCGCATAGAGGATGAACCCTGAGAAGGTGCTGTATTTGTTGCTGTTGCCCCCGTGAGCCTTGCCCCCGTCCAGTTTTATAAAAACCTGATCGCCTGCATCCAAATGAAGAATGACACTGTTGCTGGCGTAGTCATAactctggtcctggtcctgggcGATGGCGCTGGCCCTGACCTGGAAGATTACACACAAAAAACCAACAGCGGATGAGTGAAGAAACACAAAAGCagatgaaagaagaaaagaaatcaTGACTTTTTGCACAAAGATGAACCGATTTCATGTCATCCAAAGCAAGCTTGCACACACACAGAGTCCCGAATTAAGCAGTTTTTCTTTGTATAAGTTTGTCTCCTTTGGTGAATATCTTGTTTTTTATCTTATGAGTCAGATGGAAGGGTCAGGCTTTGAGTCAGATGCCTGTGAGGAAGGATGCCAGCAAAAGTTCTTCCCCTCATCTTGTACTGTGCTTTAACATCCACCTTTCTCTGGGTGAAGCTCAGAAAAATGTCATGTTTCGCTGCATCTAAGTGTCATGGTGTCAACACGGGGTAATTACAGAGGGTTGGTTAAGTTCCTCTGCATGCACAGTTATCCCATGGGAGACATATCCCTTCTGAGCTTAAGCTAATGTCTAGTGATCTCCAGCTTTACCCCCACCAACCGTATAAATATAATCCCAGCTTCGGCAAAACCGTGCAGCAGGTTAGTCAAACTAAGATTCGTCCTCCAGTGAGCGTGCACGGACTCCAAGTGCCTGTGAGGAGCCAAGCGCAGTCAGAGAGGAAAGGTTAAGGGGCCGATGACAGCACCATGATGGATTTTTATGACATTAAAGCAAACGCTACTCTTTGCTTGAGCAGCAAACAATCATGAATTTACATTAATTAAAATGTCCCTTTCTATGTGAAAAGAAGTTACAAAGAAGCAGCCCAGAAAGAAAATGAGATGTaatcatgtggtaattgttgcaGCTGTTTTTCTCTCAATTATCTTAATTATGTCAAAGCCTGTCAAGCTCAATGACCAAACAGAACCACTTTACTGTCTTTTTTCTTGACTATATGTGAAGACATAGACGTTATTTTTCATTTTATCATCTCCATGTTTAGTCATTATGATTAGTTTGTATCTGATTGGCTCTCAGCCAAGTTTACATAGCTGATCTTCCAATAACAGAACACGATATATGGCGAGCTTTTGCTTTaggattaaatgttttttttttattctttgatGTCACTTAATAGCTATAATTCAAAACTTTATTCATCATGTCTCAATGGATTATTTATGAGGTGAAAAACACCCTTAAAATTTATTTGAAATTTTATATTTGAGAGTGAGGGATTTTTGCAAAAGCCCAAAAGATTATAATAAACTGTCAGATCCATCAGACCCCCTGATGGAGCTGACGTGTGTTAGTTGTTTACTTTTCCATTTCATAACCTCTATTTAAAGTCCTATGCcggtcaaatgtttttttttttttttttttttttttgttgttgggcATGAAGCATATATCCCCATTACCTGTAGCTGGCTGCCATTTTGGATGGGTCTCtatttgcccccagtgcatttatttccactgaggaaggtgcttacccaactaaaaacacattttataatgctttttcacaaaatcagacatacgGTATGGCGTGATAGTTAAAATATCAATATATTAAATTAAAATATCCTAACAGGTAGGCAAAAAAagtaggagttctgctgtgtggtagttaccaatgctaatgttagcttctacttactgagacgttctctgctgtttcctggatcctaaaccaacaacagccttcctcattgtGACTCAGGATGTGTGAGTCCTTGAATgatcagtgacagtgtgacgtagatctgtcagaattttccaatcctagagtttcaccgtctgttttctaccagaagctaatacaggagataagtgtaggagtcttgttcagcctgcatgaaaaactcagagtgacccattataatcagaaataagattaagaaaaaatgttttttcagggtTCCACATATTTAAAAGAATGACAATTTAATTCAATGTGTCAAAACGTGACCGGGCAAAATATATTCATTATTAAAATGAATAagtatattttatttttgtgggaAGTACTGGTTTTAGAGATACAAAGTTTCTGTTCAACATCTATAATATCTGAACCTCCTACTTCTACATTTTCGAAGGCCTCTACCTCTTTAACAGGACTAGTGCATTCCTCTAAAACCTGCTGAAACTAATCCTCTCCATGTCTTCTGATGAGTGGGTGGTAAGTGccaatattatttattttattattgtagttctgtaatataaatacatatagaGATTATGGATATAACATAATTTTTGTTTCAACATTAGCCAACAAATGCCTAATTATAAACAAAATATTCTGACTAGTACTTCATGGCTCAGTCTGTAAAGGGCTAAATCTTTTACACATGTACCTCTTATAAATCTGAAGTGTAAATGTTAATCTGTGTTAAATGCATACTTTTTAGGAAGATAACGCACATCTCTGCCAAGACATGTGTATTTTTGTTTGTTCCACAGACAACAATGTTCACGCATCTATGCAGGCAATCAGGCTTGAGCTAAAAACACTAAGACAATAACAAACCCCACATGACAGCTGCACAATACAGCGTTAGTGACATGTTTGTTGATAAAGTGATATATTTTTCGGATTTGTTTTTGTTGCCTTTGTTTTTAATGTCTAAGGCATTTTGCCTCTTGAGAACAGACACCTTGTAATTTGATTAAATCAAATATGACAGCAGCAAGAAACAACTACCTTGTTCTTTTTTATatacaaagtgtgtttttttattttacttagtCAAATAAAACTTCTAATGCTATTGTTCTTTACTAAGAAACAGAGATCTACCGAAGTTTGCATTACTTTTTCCATTCCTGCTGCAGTCAGGGTGAGACTTTTGCTCCACAGTGTTATGCCAGAGATGTGCAAGTTGTTTGATCGTCGTCATTGCCTGGGGCCTTCTGGACATTGCAAATGTATCCATGAATTTAGCAAACATCGTGAATGAGTATTTAAATGCTTCGGCTTGACAGGCAGCTTGATAACACGCACCGATACAACCTTGGAAGTTTGTTGTATTTTAAAGGGAGGCAGCTTTGAACTAGCCAGTACCCCAGGGTGTATTCTGATGTGTGCACATCACTGATAGGGGGCTGCACCTCTTCCACTCATGTCAATGTGTACTTCTCTGGATATGCAACATGCACGGACAAACGATCTGGCAGAGTGCCAGTGTGGATTGTCATAATGCCAGATTATAACACCAGGCTGAGTCTAAAAGCATTGCACACATGAATACACAATTTCAACCGCCTGCACACTGGTTGCATTGTTCCCTGGGCAGTTTGATGtgagttcattacatttaaagggATATTTTTAACAATAACTCCATAGTTGTCCGTGTTTTACAAATGTATAGTTTTGGCATTCCTCAACATCAACAGTTAGTTTCTAAAGCTGAGATCGATCAGTGTTAAAAGTCTCACCTACCAGACCGTTTTTGATCAGATCAGCCCACATGCTGGTACCATCTCCTCCTCTCATCAGCACGTTGTAGATGAAAAAGTACGTTCCTGGAACCTTACAGGTGAACTTGCCTGTTGCACCTTCATAGCTCCCACCAACATTAGTCACAATGTCATCAAACCGCAGTGTGTCGTAACCTTCTTGAGGGTTTCTAAGTCCTGCGTAAAATGCCACTCGGGGCGTGGTGTTGTATGTGGTTGTGCTAACTGCCCCTAGAATCCCCGTTTGGACGAAATCTCCACTGTCTC
This Nothobranchius furzeri strain GRZ-AD chromosome 16, NfurGRZ-RIMD1, whole genome shotgun sequence DNA region includes the following protein-coding sequences:
- the LOC107387562 gene encoding C1q-related factor, with product MLVLVLVVLIPVLVSSVGTGGTDDSSSHYEMLGTCRMVCDPFPSTTGTDVHPGTDTSTSSFLVDNEEDLIDHSIGPPLPTYRAYGPQGKPGRPGKPGPPGPPGEPGPPGPRGPPGDSGDFVQTGILGAVSTTTYNTTPRVAFYAGLRNPQEGYDTLRFDDIVTNVGGSYEGATGKFTCKVPGTYFFIYNVLMRGGDGTSMWADLIKNGLVRASAIAQDQDQSYDYASNSVILHLDAGDQVFIKLDGGKAHGGNSNKYSTFSGFILYAD